Sequence from the Ochrobactrum sp. Marseille-Q0166 genome:
AGTCATATCAGTATTTTATTTAGAATATCTTACAACCAAAACATGTTCTTGCAATTCATCTCAGAAAGTAGAGCATTTAAATAATGTAGCCTCACGCCTTGAAATAAGCATTGATTGCCTCAATATTTAAGCTTTTGCTCTTTATAAACGAAAAAGTACCCCAAATTTCGCTCATCGATACACCTTAATTGCAGTGAGTAACCTCTCTTAAACTTGTTCGACGCGATTGACGATTAGAATGACGAGTTTACAAAGCTACCAAATATCTATTACACCAAGATCATTCTTGGTGCACGGCCAGTTTTTGAAGAATGGTTGTTAAGCCTGACATACTATCGAGTATCGCGAGAACGATGCGGCACTAAGTCCATTTATCTTATGGTTGGCATCACAGACCGGTTTTCATCTATCTTTCACCGCGTTAAAAATTGCCTCTCGGTCTGTTCTTATGCGATCGTCATGAGTATGTTGGTGGGTTCTAACTTGAAGTGCGACTTGCAAATGATAACAAAGAGTTATCCAATGCAAGGAACCTGTCATGGACCGTACCTATTCGCATATTGATTTGGATGAACGTCGCAGAATAGCACGCTGGCGCACTGCAAAGCTTTCCGTTGACGTTATTGCTGAGAAGCTTGGAAGGCATCGCTCGACGATTTTTCGTGAACTGAAACGCAATCAGTTTAACGATGACGAGATCAAGGATTTAAACGGCTATTATTGTACGATTGCTGACCAGAAATGCCGTGAGCGTCGCTCGAAGCAACGAAAACTTATTCGTTATGATCAGCTCCGGCAGTCCGTGATCCAGCACATCAGCGATGGGTGGTCACCGCAACAGATTGCCGGGAGAATGCGGTTGGAGCGGCATCCCGTTTCTGTCAGTCATGAAACGATCTATCAGTTTGTGTATTCCACCGACGGTCGAAAAAAAGAGCTTTGGAAATATCTGCCCGAACGCCGTGCCAAACGACGCCCACGTCATGCCCGACGTCATCAAGGACGCCGCTTTCCACCGGAATTGAGCATTCTTTATCGTCCAGACATGGTCGCCAGACGCAAGCAGTTCGGACACTGGGAATGCGACCTAATCCAGTTTCGCAAGAGGTTTGGCAAGGCCAATGTGACGTCTCTGGTTGAGCGGGTGAGCCGCTTTACGGTGTTGCTACGCAACAATGATCGTCAGTCAAGGCCGGTTATGGATGGGGTGATTAGGGTACTCCAGCCCCTGCCCCAAATGGCCCGCCGATCGATAACTTTTGATCGTGGTACCGAGTTTACAGAATGGTCCTATCTGCAGAATGGGATAGGGTCTCAAACATGGTTCTGTGATCCGCAGTCACCCTGGCAGAAAGGCACTGTTGAGAACTCCAATAGGCGCACAAGACGCTGGCTTCCCCGAGACTTTAATCCGCTCACCCTCAGTGATCGCGACCTCGCATTCATCTGTCATCGCCTCAACAATACACCGCGCAAATGTTTGGGGTACAAAACACCTGCAGAAGTCTTTCGGCAGAAACTCTTCGCAAACAGACATCGTTTTGCGTAAACTCAAACCGAAAAGTCGCGCTTCAGCCTGACCTCACAGAGGGAGTATTCAGCACTTCAGTCAGATCTCTTTGAATGGGATGGACGAGTAAAAACGGTTGACGCAAAATAGGCTTGTTCACAAACTATTCGGCGTCGGTTAAATCACTTGCCGATCGCTTGTCGTGTCGTCCATATTATTGGTGAAGGACTTCAGACCAAGGCATCGTGATCTCCACCTATATCACAAAATTGATCCAGTCATACTTTTTTGGAATCACTCAGTTTATACTGGTGCAAACCTTCGAAAGGTTTTTATAGCAAGGAATGCTTATGAGTAATTATGATTCCAAAGTGAATCAACAAAAGTTGCTAACGATTTCAGTCGTTACATACCGCCCTGATCTAAAGCAACTTCAGAATACATTGGACAGTCTCATCTTAGCAGTTAATAGTTTTGATATCGACGATTATTCAATAACTATTGTTGATAATTCTGATAAGGATTCCGTTTCTTCATTTTTGATGGCAAATTATGCAGATTTGCCATGGCGTCTTATTCATGGGCAAGGAAATATCGGCTTCGGTCGAGGGCACAACCTCGTACTCGAGACAATGGGAAAATTTCACCTTATTCTCAATCCCGATGTCGAGTTGTATTCAGACACTATACTTAAGGCCATTTCATTCATGAATGTTAATCAGGATTGTGGGCTAATTACTCCTCATGCAAGTTGGCCAGATGGAGAAAGGCAATATCTCTGCAAGCGTTTTCCTGCAATTTTTGACCTCCTGCTGCGAGGCTTTGCACCAAAACCATTACAATTCCTCTTTCGCGATCGACTGCAATTTTATGAAATGCAGTCAGAAACCCAATGCGACATATATTGGAACCCTCCTATCGTAAGCGGTTGTTTCATGTTTTTTAGGAGTGACATTTTAAGGGAGGCAAAAGGATTCGATGAGAGGTATTTTCTTTACTTCGAAGATTTCGACTTGTCTCTCAGAGTGAATAAACTCACAAAAATTGCCTACGTTCCGCAGATATCCGTTGTCCATGCAGGAGGTAAAGCTTCAAAGAAAGGACTGTTGCATATTCAAATGTTTGTTAAGTCAGCACTTAAATTCTACTGGAAACATGGGTTTAAATTATTATAAATTATAATGCAATATTCTTTAAAATGCTATGAATTGTCCGTCGTGGAATGATTTGAGACTTTTTGTGCTCTTGAAGATTGGAGTTTCCGGCTTGTTTTGCGGGTTGATTTAAGCTGCTTTGGCCTGGTGGTTTAAGCGGCGTTTTCTGATGGTGTCTCGTTTGATCCTTTCGCGTTCGATTAGGATGGTCTGTCCACGTCGGAAGTCAACGTCAGCCGGGGTGAGATTGTCGAGGCTCTCGTGGTATCTGCGATGATTGTAGTGATCGACGAAGGCTGCGATCTGGGCTTCGAGGTCCTGCTTGAAGAAGTAGTTTTCGAGCAGGATGCGGTTCTTGAGCGTCTGGTGCCAGCGTTCGATCTTGCCCTGCGTTTGCGGATGACCGGGAGCGCCATGGCCTTGGCTGATTTTGTATTTGTCCAGCCAGTCACCAAGGTCGGAAGCGACGTAACATGAAGCGTTGTCCGACAGCAGGCGGGGACGGTGTTCGACCTTGACCTTATCGCAGCCTGAAGTTGCCAGTGCCAGGTCGAGTGTATCGGTGACATCCTCGACTTTCATGCTGGTGCACAGTTTCCAGGCGATGATGTAGCGGGAATAGTCATCAAGGATGGTCGACAAATAAAACCAGCCCCAACC
This genomic interval carries:
- a CDS encoding IS30 family transposase, whose protein sequence is MDRTYSHIDLDERRRIARWRTAKLSVDVIAEKLGRHRSTIFRELKRNQFNDDEIKDLNGYYCTIADQKCRERRSKQRKLIRYDQLRQSVIQHISDGWSPQQIAGRMRLERHPVSVSHETIYQFVYSTDGRKKELWKYLPERRAKRRPRHARRHQGRRFPPELSILYRPDMVARRKQFGHWECDLIQFRKRFGKANVTSLVERVSRFTVLLRNNDRQSRPVMDGVIRVLQPLPQMARRSITFDRGTEFTEWSYLQNGIGSQTWFCDPQSPWQKGTVENSNRRTRRWLPRDFNPLTLSDRDLAFICHRLNNTPRKCLGYKTPAEVFRQKLFANRHRFA
- a CDS encoding glycosyltransferase, producing MSNYDSKVNQQKLLTISVVTYRPDLKQLQNTLDSLILAVNSFDIDDYSITIVDNSDKDSVSSFLMANYADLPWRLIHGQGNIGFGRGHNLVLETMGKFHLILNPDVELYSDTILKAISFMNVNQDCGLITPHASWPDGERQYLCKRFPAIFDLLLRGFAPKPLQFLFRDRLQFYEMQSETQCDIYWNPPIVSGCFMFFRSDILREAKGFDERYFLYFEDFDLSLRVNKLTKIAYVPQISVVHAGGKASKKGLLHIQMFVKSALKFYWKHGFKLL